In Leisingera sp. NJS204, the following are encoded in one genomic region:
- a CDS encoding isochorismatase family protein — protein sequence MDRTTALLIVDMQQEMANVTASGRQRANPQAEEKIAGLAAAFRAAGLPVVHVMHDDPQQISKFRRDLPSGQPMECAMPAEGEAVFWKTGSSGFVGTGLEQHLRDCGTSRLVIAGGVAAFCVNSTARSAANLGFEIQVVEDALIAFSLPARKGGELDAGQVLEVTLSALHADFGTVLPASEILAQLPAAAPA from the coding sequence ATGGACCGGACCACAGCTTTGCTGATTGTCGACATGCAGCAGGAGATGGCAAATGTGACCGCCTCCGGCCGCCAGCGGGCCAATCCGCAGGCCGAGGAGAAGATCGCAGGTCTGGCTGCCGCTTTCCGCGCAGCCGGCCTGCCGGTTGTGCATGTGATGCACGACGACCCGCAGCAGATCAGCAAGTTCCGCCGCGATCTGCCCAGCGGTCAGCCGATGGAATGCGCCATGCCGGCGGAAGGCGAGGCGGTGTTCTGGAAAACAGGCTCCTCCGGGTTTGTTGGCACCGGGCTGGAACAGCATCTGCGCGACTGCGGCACCTCCCGGCTGGTGATTGCAGGCGGGGTTGCGGCCTTCTGCGTCAACTCGACCGCCCGTTCAGCAGCCAACCTGGGGTTTGAAATCCAGGTTGTTGAGGATGCGCTGATCGCGTTCTCGCTGCCTGCGCGCAAAGGTGGCGAGCTGGACGCCGGGCAGGTGCTGGAGGTGACGTTGTCGGCGCTGCATGCCGACTTTGGCACGGTGCTGCCTGCGTCGGAGATCCTTGCGCAATTGCCGGCAGCCGCGCCCGCCTGA
- a CDS encoding DMT family transporter: MTRYTPQNPALAAALILAATTFIAGTTLLAKALGTGSLGAPLHPLQISHGRFLFAFMGISTAVLILRPRFIRPHWGYHIGRTSFGWAGVTLMFASVAYIPLADATAITFLNPVFGMLLAIPLLGERVGPWRWGAALVAMIGAMILLRPTPASFQPAALLALGAAAVMGLELIFIKKLAGREGPLQVLWFNNLLGMIIASCAVVPVWQMPSLAQWGALAALGLLMACAQACFINGMARADASFAAPFSYATLVFAALYDFIGFGVVPDAISFLGAFIILAGAAILAWREGRPSPPAGRAAAAAHKP, from the coding sequence ATGACCCGTTACACCCCGCAGAACCCGGCTCTGGCCGCCGCCCTGATCCTTGCCGCGACAACCTTCATCGCAGGCACCACTCTGCTGGCCAAGGCATTGGGAACCGGTAGCCTGGGCGCACCGCTGCATCCGCTGCAAATCAGCCATGGGCGGTTCCTGTTTGCCTTCATGGGCATTTCAACTGCGGTGCTGATCCTGCGGCCCAGGTTCATCCGGCCGCATTGGGGCTATCACATCGGGCGCACCTCCTTCGGCTGGGCCGGGGTGACGCTGATGTTTGCCTCGGTCGCTTACATCCCGCTGGCCGATGCTACCGCGATCACCTTCCTGAACCCGGTGTTCGGCATGCTGCTGGCCATTCCGCTGCTGGGCGAGCGGGTCGGCCCCTGGCGCTGGGGGGCGGCGTTGGTTGCCATGATCGGAGCGATGATCCTCTTGCGCCCTACCCCGGCCAGCTTCCAGCCCGCAGCCTTGCTGGCGCTGGGGGCCGCGGCGGTGATGGGGCTGGAGCTGATTTTCATCAAGAAGCTCGCGGGCCGCGAAGGGCCGCTGCAGGTGCTTTGGTTCAACAACCTGCTGGGCATGATAATCGCAAGCTGCGCCGTGGTGCCGGTCTGGCAAATGCCCAGCCTTGCGCAGTGGGGCGCGCTGGCCGCACTGGGGCTGCTGATGGCCTGTGCCCAGGCCTGTTTCATCAATGGCATGGCCCGCGCTGATGCCTCCTTTGCGGCGCCGTTCAGCTATGCGACGCTGGTCTTTGCAGCCCTTTATGACTTTATTGGCTTTGGCGTGGTGCCGGATGCCATTTCTTTCCTTGGCGCCTTTATCATTCTGGCGGGCGCCGCCATCCTTGCCTGGCGGGAAGGGCGGCCCAGTCCCCCGGCGGGCCGCGCGGCTGCTGCCGCGCACAAGCCTTAG
- a CDS encoding YHS domain-containing (seleno)protein, which yields MKRFAFAAVAALSFALPAFAGEQYVDGTGFAVSGYDVVAYRSLDMNPVGSPQTAPVRGSTAFTAEYNGADWAFSSAENRDKFLENPAHYAPQYDGHCAYGVSRGGKVPANPNLWRIVDDKLYLNITDVVVGFWEEDIPENINLAEGNWPGIEPDAASGSVIPKFTSEGPVAN from the coding sequence ATGAAGCGTTTTGCATTTGCTGCCGTGGCAGCGCTGTCCTTTGCCCTGCCGGCCTTTGCAGGCGAGCAATATGTCGATGGCACCGGATTTGCCGTCTCGGGCTATGACGTGGTGGCCTATCGCAGTCTTGACATGAACCCGGTCGGCAGTCCGCAGACCGCTCCGGTACGCGGCAGCACTGCGTTCACTGCAGAATACAATGGAGCCGACTGGGCGTTTTCCTCGGCGGAGAACCGCGACAAGTTCCTTGAAAATCCGGCCCATTATGCGCCGCAATATGACGGCCACTGCGCCTATGGTGTGTCGCGCGGCGGTAAGGTGCCCGCCAATCCGAACCTGTGGCGCATTGTGGATGACAAGCTGTATCTGAACATCACCGACGTTGTCGTCGGTTTCTGGGAAGAGGACATTCCGGAAAACATCAACCTGGCCGAAGGCAACTGGCCGGGGATTGAGCCGGACGCGGCCTCGGGCAGTGTGATCCCCAAGTTCACCTCCGAAGGTCCGGTGGCGAACTGA
- a CDS encoding aspartate aminotransferase family protein — protein MIPSVLPTYNRAPLEFVKGEGAWLTAADGRRFLDLGSGIAVNALGHAHPALVEALTTQAQNLWHVSNLYHIPQQQALADKLVEHTFADTVFFTNSGTEACELAVKMARKYFYDKGRPERVEIITFDGSFHGRSSAGIAAAGSEKMVKGFGPLLPGFVHLTFGDLDGVTNAISDNTAAILIEPVQGEGGIRPVPDAELKALRAICDEHGLLLILDEVQCGVGRTGKLFAHEWAGIAPDIMMVAKGIGGGFPLGAVLASEEAASGMTAGTHGSTYGGNPLGCAVGCAVMDHVAEPEFLAEVKRKSGLFRQKLEGLVADHPEVFEEVRGSGLMLGLKCKAVNIDVVNAGYSNELITVPAADNVIRLLPPLTLTDEDITEAVNRLEKTAAQVEAA, from the coding sequence ATGATCCCGTCCGTTCTGCCGACCTATAACCGTGCACCGCTTGAGTTCGTCAAAGGCGAAGGCGCCTGGCTGACCGCGGCGGACGGGCGACGCTTTCTGGATCTGGGCTCCGGCATTGCCGTGAATGCGCTGGGCCATGCCCATCCGGCGCTGGTGGAGGCGCTGACCACCCAAGCGCAGAACCTGTGGCATGTCTCTAACCTCTACCACATCCCGCAGCAGCAGGCGCTGGCGGACAAGCTGGTGGAGCATACCTTTGCCGACACCGTATTCTTCACCAACTCCGGCACCGAGGCCTGCGAACTGGCAGTGAAAATGGCGCGCAAGTATTTCTATGACAAGGGCCGGCCCGAACGGGTGGAAATCATCACTTTTGACGGTTCCTTTCATGGCCGGTCGTCGGCCGGCATCGCCGCTGCAGGGTCTGAGAAGATGGTCAAGGGCTTTGGTCCGCTGCTGCCCGGCTTCGTGCATCTGACCTTTGGCGATCTGGATGGCGTGACCAATGCCATTTCGGACAACACTGCAGCGATCCTGATCGAGCCGGTGCAGGGCGAGGGCGGCATCCGCCCGGTGCCGGATGCGGAGCTGAAGGCGTTGCGCGCAATCTGTGATGAGCACGGCCTGCTGCTGATCCTGGATGAGGTGCAATGCGGCGTCGGGCGGACCGGCAAGCTGTTTGCCCATGAATGGGCCGGCATCGCCCCGGACATCATGATGGTGGCCAAGGGTATCGGCGGCGGCTTCCCGTTGGGCGCGGTGCTGGCTTCGGAAGAGGCCGCCAGCGGCATGACTGCGGGCACCCATGGCTCCACCTATGGCGGCAACCCGTTGGGCTGCGCCGTGGGCTGCGCGGTGATGGATCATGTCGCGGAGCCTGAGTTTCTGGCTGAGGTGAAACGCAAGTCGGGTCTGTTCCGGCAAAAGCTCGAAGGACTGGTTGCCGACCACCCGGAGGTGTTTGAAGAGGTGCGCGGCTCCGGTCTGATGCTGGGCCTCAAGTGCAAGGCGGTCAACATTGACGTGGTTAACGCGGGCTACAGCAACGAATTGATCACCGTCCCGGCAGCGGACAACGTGATCCGCCTGCTGCCGCCGCTGACCCTGACCGACGAGGACATCACCGAAGCGGTCAACCGCCTGGAAAAAACCGCCGCCCAGGTCGAAGCCGCCTGA
- the argF gene encoding ornithine carbamoyltransferase: MNHFLDIHKTDPSDLRAIIDQAKATKLARLGQPKAAMDDELPLKDRMVALIFEKPSTRTRVSFDAGVRQMGGQTMVLSGKDMQLGHGETIADTARVLSRYVDMIMIRTFDETVLTEMAEYSDVPVINGLTDRTHPCQIMADVLTYEEHRGSIKGRKVVWAGDGNNVCASFLHAAGQFGFDLTFTGPAQLDPEEEFIGLARKAGSKVTVERDAFKAVEGADLIVADTWVSMHDSQSSKERRHNMLRPYQVNDDLMAAAKPDALFMHCLPAHREEEVTSAVMDGPQSVIFDEAENRLHAQKAVMRWCIGG; the protein is encoded by the coding sequence ATGAACCATTTTCTCGACATCCACAAAACCGATCCATCCGACCTGCGGGCGATCATCGACCAGGCAAAGGCCACCAAACTGGCGCGCCTTGGCCAGCCCAAGGCCGCCATGGATGATGAGCTGCCGCTGAAGGACCGGATGGTGGCGCTGATCTTTGAAAAACCCTCGACCCGGACCCGGGTGTCCTTTGACGCCGGGGTGCGCCAGATGGGCGGCCAGACCATGGTGCTGTCGGGCAAGGACATGCAGCTGGGCCATGGTGAGACCATTGCTGACACCGCCCGCGTGCTCAGCCGCTACGTCGACATGATCATGATCCGCACCTTTGACGAAACTGTGCTGACCGAGATGGCGGAATACTCGGACGTGCCGGTGATCAACGGCCTGACGGACCGCACCCACCCCTGCCAGATCATGGCCGACGTGCTGACCTATGAGGAGCACCGCGGGTCGATCAAGGGCAGGAAAGTGGTCTGGGCCGGCGACGGCAATAACGTCTGTGCCTCCTTCCTGCATGCCGCCGGGCAGTTCGGGTTCGACCTCACTTTCACCGGCCCGGCGCAATTGGATCCGGAGGAGGAGTTCATCGGTCTGGCGCGCAAGGCGGGCTCCAAGGTGACCGTTGAGCGGGACGCGTTCAAAGCGGTTGAGGGCGCCGATCTGATTGTGGCCGACACCTGGGTGTCGATGCATGACAGCCAGTCCTCCAAAGAGCGCCGCCACAACATGCTGCGCCCCTATCAGGTGAATGACGATCTGATGGCCGCTGCCAAACCTGACGCGCTGTTCATGCACTGCCTGCCAGCCCACCGCGAGGAAGAGGTGACAAGCGCCGTGATGGACGGCCCGCAATCGGTGATCTTTGACGAGGCGGAAAACCGGCTGCATGCGCAAAAGGCTGTCATGCGCTGGTGCATCGGCGGCTGA
- a CDS encoding GcrA family cell cycle regulator: MSWTDERVELLKKMWGEGQSASQIAKELGGVTRNAVIGKVHRLGLSNRNSGTTKAAEPKEKPAAAPAAAAPKPAAAAKPKPQPKTEPARPAAVQPASAEAKPATPARRQIIPAGQPLPPQPSANEISPEALAKVNEIEKKAKKLSLMDLTERTCKWPVGDPATEDFWFCGLPSQQGKPYCEAHVGVAFQPMSSRRDRRR, translated from the coding sequence ATGTCCTGGACAGACGAGCGCGTCGAACTGCTTAAGAAAATGTGGGGCGAGGGCCAGTCGGCCAGCCAGATCGCCAAAGAACTGGGCGGCGTCACCCGCAACGCGGTGATCGGCAAGGTGCACCGCCTCGGCCTGTCCAACCGCAACAGCGGCACAACCAAGGCCGCCGAGCCCAAGGAAAAGCCCGCCGCAGCCCCCGCCGCTGCGGCGCCGAAACCTGCGGCCGCAGCCAAACCCAAGCCGCAGCCCAAGACCGAGCCGGCCCGCCCCGCAGCGGTCCAGCCGGCCTCAGCCGAAGCCAAACCGGCGACGCCTGCACGCCGCCAGATCATCCCGGCCGGCCAGCCGTTGCCGCCGCAGCCGTCGGCCAATGAAATCAGCCCCGAAGCCCTGGCCAAGGTCAACGAGATCGAAAAGAAGGCCAAGAAGCTGAGCCTGATGGATCTGACCGAACGCACCTGCAAATGGCCGGTTGGCGATCCCGCGACCGAGGACTTCTGGTTCTGCGGCCTGCCGTCCCAGCAAGGCAAACCCTATTGCGAAGCGCATGTGGGCGTGGCGTTCCAGCCGATGTCCTCGCGCCGTGACCGCCGCCGCTGA
- a CDS encoding inorganic phosphate transporter translates to MSDQDQRTQWNTLDKDLNRISQLELATAYASRPLVGPGIALAFIVVAGLAAGVFFGGSAMNMVVIAAAAFGAYMAINIGANDVANNMGPAVGANALTMGGAIVIAAIAESAGALLAGGDVVSTISKGIIDPAAVSSSSVFIWAMMAALISSALWVNLATWVGAPVSTTHSVVGGVLGAGVAAAGIAAVNWPTMGKIAASWVISPVLGGVVAALFLAFIKAKIIYQDDKIAAARRWVPVLVGIMAGAFAAYLALKGLKRIVKIDLQTALLIGAGAGALSYVITAPLIKRQSEGMENRNKSLKALFGLPLVISAALLSFAHGANDVANAVGPLAAIVHATEFGDFASKVTIPTWVMVIGAFGISFGLFLFGPKLIRMVGSQITKLNPMRAFCVSLSAAITVIVASWLGLPVSSTHIAVGAVFGVGFFREWHMERRLKKTVEGRPAAKRIAPEERRRRKLVRRSHFMTIVAAWVITVPAAALLSAVIFLLLNAIVG, encoded by the coding sequence ATGAGCGATCAAGATCAGCGCACGCAGTGGAACACGCTGGACAAGGATCTGAACAGGATCTCCCAGCTCGAACTGGCGACAGCCTATGCCTCCCGGCCTCTGGTGGGGCCCGGTATCGCACTGGCCTTTATCGTAGTGGCCGGCCTGGCGGCCGGCGTCTTCTTCGGCGGCTCGGCGATGAATATGGTGGTGATCGCCGCCGCCGCATTCGGCGCCTATATGGCGATCAACATCGGCGCCAATGACGTTGCCAACAACATGGGGCCGGCGGTGGGCGCCAATGCGCTGACCATGGGCGGCGCCATTGTGATTGCCGCCATTGCCGAAAGCGCCGGTGCGCTGCTGGCGGGCGGTGACGTGGTTTCAACCATCTCCAAGGGCATCATCGACCCCGCTGCGGTTTCCAGCAGCAGCGTGTTCATCTGGGCGATGATGGCAGCCCTCATTTCCTCGGCGCTGTGGGTGAACCTGGCCACCTGGGTCGGCGCGCCTGTGTCTACCACCCATTCGGTGGTTGGCGGCGTGCTGGGCGCCGGTGTGGCTGCCGCAGGCATTGCCGCGGTGAACTGGCCCACCATGGGCAAGATCGCCGCCAGCTGGGTGATTTCGCCCGTTTTGGGCGGGGTGGTTGCGGCACTGTTCCTGGCCTTCATCAAGGCCAAGATCATCTATCAGGACGACAAGATCGCCGCCGCCCGGCGCTGGGTGCCGGTGCTGGTGGGGATCATGGCAGGCGCCTTTGCCGCCTATCTGGCGCTGAAGGGCCTGAAGCGGATCGTCAAGATCGACCTGCAGACCGCACTGCTGATCGGTGCAGGCGCCGGGGCGCTGTCTTATGTGATCACCGCGCCGCTGATCAAGCGCCAGTCCGAGGGCATGGAAAACCGCAACAAATCGCTGAAGGCGCTGTTCGGCCTGCCGCTGGTGATTTCCGCCGCCCTTCTTTCCTTTGCCCATGGCGCCAATGATGTCGCCAATGCGGTCGGTCCGCTGGCGGCCATCGTGCACGCCACCGAATTCGGCGACTTCGCCTCCAAAGTCACCATTCCCACATGGGTGATGGTCATCGGCGCCTTCGGCATTTCGTTCGGCCTGTTCCTGTTCGGCCCCAAACTGATCCGCATGGTCGGCAGCCAGATCACCAAGCTGAACCCGATGCGTGCCTTCTGCGTGTCGCTGTCTGCCGCCATCACCGTGATTGTGGCCAGCTGGCTGGGCCTGCCGGTCTCCTCCACCCATATCGCGGTGGGGGCGGTGTTCGGCGTCGGGTTTTTCCGCGAATGGCACATGGAGCGCCGCCTGAAGAAAACCGTTGAAGGGCGCCCGGCAGCCAAGCGTATCGCCCCCGAAGAACGCCGCCGCCGCAAGCTGGTGCGCCGCAGCCACTTTATGACCATCGTGGCTGCCTGGGTGATTACTGTGCCTGCTGCCGCGCTGCTGTCAGCGGTAATCTTCCTGCTGCTGAACGCCATCGTCGGCTGA
- a CDS encoding NUDIX hydrolase: MTSTLIRAWEEILKPMLKRPNRLQVAALCCRTGEDGKEVLMITSRGTGRWILPKGWPVEGKDGPDSALQEAWEEAGVREARISQKPIGEYNYTKYHDNGTEEPVTTLIFSAEVEQLTDDYPESAERNRQWMRPEQAATLVQEPQLQELLRQL, from the coding sequence ATGACAAGCACTCTGATCCGCGCCTGGGAAGAAATTCTCAAGCCGATGCTGAAACGACCAAACCGCCTGCAAGTCGCCGCGCTGTGCTGCCGCACCGGCGAGGACGGCAAAGAAGTGCTGATGATCACCAGCCGTGGCACCGGCCGCTGGATCCTGCCCAAAGGCTGGCCGGTCGAGGGCAAGGACGGACCGGATTCCGCCCTGCAGGAAGCCTGGGAAGAAGCGGGCGTCCGCGAGGCCCGCATTTCGCAAAAGCCGATCGGTGAGTACAACTACACCAAATACCACGACAACGGCACCGAAGAACCGGTGACGACGCTGATTTTCTCCGCCGAGGTGGAGCAGCTGACCGACGACTACCCCGAATCCGCTGAACGCAACCGCCAATGGATGCGCCCGGAACAGGCCGCAACGCTGGTGCAGGAGCCGCAGCTGCAGGAGCTTTTGCGTCAATTGTAA
- a CDS encoding MFS transporter, with protein sequence MHERRIPEWLRHAPVPSVRDFGILAGLEAVVRGILISVFPLIMYRALGDAGMVSASYFAVGILSLLAGLMIPVLIRLLPRRWAYSLGALMFVASAGFAIEGSPVSVLAALALNTVAAVTTFICFNAYVLDYISRMELGQCETSRMFYSALGWTAGPVAGVLLLEVWAPAPFLISGSAALVMLAAFWWMRMGNGKQIARARGPASNPLTYLPRFLAQPRLVAGWLFAVIRSAGWWIYVVYLPIFAIEKGLGEELGGILLSVTNAALFGAPLLQRWVQRHSIRLAVQAGFLGVTACFGAACVAQGWPAVSITLLVAGSAALILLDICAGLPFLMAVKPSERTEMSAVYSSYRDISGILTPGVAWLVLLAAPVAGIFAAGAAAAAGAVLLAGNLHPRLGRKKQVPPSGEDPVPAE encoded by the coding sequence ATGCACGAGAGGCGGATTCCCGAATGGCTGCGCCATGCGCCAGTGCCTTCGGTGCGGGACTTTGGCATCCTGGCCGGGCTGGAAGCCGTGGTGCGCGGCATCCTGATCTCGGTCTTTCCCCTGATCATGTACCGGGCATTGGGCGATGCCGGGATGGTTTCTGCCTCATACTTTGCGGTCGGCATCCTGTCGCTGCTGGCCGGGTTGATGATCCCTGTCCTGATCCGGCTGTTGCCGCGCCGCTGGGCCTATTCGCTTGGCGCGCTGATGTTCGTCGCCTCAGCCGGCTTTGCCATCGAGGGCAGCCCGGTTTCGGTGCTTGCCGCCCTTGCACTGAACACAGTGGCGGCGGTGACCACTTTCATCTGCTTCAACGCTTATGTGCTGGACTACATTTCCCGGATGGAACTTGGGCAATGCGAAACCTCGCGGATGTTCTATTCGGCCCTTGGCTGGACCGCAGGCCCGGTGGCCGGCGTGCTGCTGCTTGAGGTCTGGGCGCCCGCCCCGTTTTTGATATCCGGCAGCGCTGCGCTGGTGATGCTGGCGGCCTTCTGGTGGATGCGGATGGGCAACGGCAAGCAGATCGCCCGCGCCCGCGGCCCGGCCTCCAATCCCTTGACCTACCTGCCGCGCTTTCTGGCGCAGCCGCGTCTGGTCGCAGGCTGGCTGTTTGCGGTGATCCGCTCGGCAGGGTGGTGGATCTATGTGGTCTACCTGCCGATCTTTGCTATCGAAAAAGGCCTGGGCGAGGAACTGGGCGGTATCTTGCTGTCCGTTACCAATGCCGCCCTGTTCGGCGCACCGCTGCTGCAGCGCTGGGTGCAACGGCATTCGATCCGGCTTGCGGTGCAGGCCGGCTTTTTGGGGGTGACCGCCTGTTTTGGCGCCGCTTGTGTTGCCCAGGGATGGCCAGCAGTGTCGATCACCTTGCTGGTGGCCGGTTCGGCCGCACTGATTCTCCTGGATATCTGTGCGGGTCTGCCGTTTCTGATGGCGGTGAAGCCGTCCGAGCGCACTGAGATGTCGGCGGTCTATTCCAGCTACCGCGACATTTCCGGCATTCTGACCCCTGGCGTTGCCTGGCTGGTTCTGCTGGCGGCGCCGGTTGCGGGTATTTTTGCCGCAGGTGCGGCAGCCGCCGCGGGGGCGGTGCTGCTAGCCGGAAACCTGCACCCGCGGCTTGGACGCAAAAAACAAGTTCCACCGTCAGGCGAAGATCCGGTACCGGCAGAATAG
- the yghU gene encoding glutathione-dependent disulfide-bond oxidoreductase, with product MSDTPYTPPKVWKWEQENGGEFASTNRPIAGATHDKELPAGKHPLQLYSLATPNGVKVTVMLEELLAKGHAGAEYDAWIIKIGDGDQFGSGFVEINPNSKIPALLDRSGDEPVRVFESGSILMHLAEKFGEFLPKEGTARTETLNWLFWQMGSAPYLGGGFGHFYAYAPEKWQYPIDRFSMESKRQLDVLDRQLAERSYIAGEDYTIADMAIWPWYGQLVLGRLYDAAEFLDAESYSNVVRWAKAIDARPAVQRGRMVNRSFGELDTQLHERHDASDFDTRTQDKLEPAAE from the coding sequence ATGAGCGACACCCCCTATACCCCGCCGAAAGTCTGGAAGTGGGAGCAAGAAAACGGCGGCGAGTTTGCCTCCACCAACCGCCCTATCGCCGGCGCGACGCATGACAAGGAACTGCCGGCGGGCAAGCACCCGCTGCAGCTTTATTCTTTGGCGACCCCGAACGGGGTAAAGGTCACGGTGATGCTGGAGGAACTTCTGGCCAAGGGCCATGCGGGCGCCGAATATGACGCCTGGATTATCAAGATCGGCGACGGCGACCAGTTCGGTTCCGGCTTTGTGGAGATCAACCCGAACTCTAAGATCCCGGCGCTGCTGGACCGCAGCGGCGATGAACCGGTGCGGGTATTCGAAAGCGGTTCGATCCTGATGCATCTGGCCGAGAAATTCGGGGAATTCCTGCCCAAGGAGGGCACTGCCCGCACCGAAACCCTGAACTGGCTGTTCTGGCAGATGGGCAGCGCCCCGTATCTCGGCGGCGGCTTTGGCCATTTTTACGCCTATGCGCCGGAGAAATGGCAGTACCCGATCGACCGTTTTTCGATGGAGAGCAAACGCCAGCTTGACGTGCTGGACCGGCAGCTGGCGGAGCGGAGCTATATCGCCGGTGAAGATTATACCATCGCCGACATGGCGATCTGGCCCTGGTACGGCCAGCTGGTTCTGGGCCGTCTTTATGATGCGGCGGAATTCCTGGATGCGGAAAGCTACAGCAATGTGGTCCGCTGGGCCAAAGCCATCGACGCCCGCCCGGCAGTGCAGCGCGGCCGCATGGTGAACCGCTCCTTCGGCGAGCTGGACACCCAGCTGCACGAGCGCCACGACGCGAGCGATTTCGACACCCGCACCCAGGACAAGCTGGAACCGGCAGCGGAATAA
- a CDS encoding ABC transporter permease translates to MADQGYQVELGARRFGRVNWLGLKALAWREVKRFLAVWTQTLLAPLMTAALFLMIFNIAIGPQRGDVMGVPFLTFLAPGIMMMTVMQNAFANTSSSIVIAKVQGNIVDTLMPPLSGLEILLGYLAGAVARGTLVALAIGLGLMAVLQIVPAHPLTALVFIVLGAAFLGGLGIVAGVYADKFDQMAAITNFIVTPLAFLSGTFYSVEALPPVLKAISHLNPVFYLIDGVRFGVIGTSDSPPLLGLAVCSGATFAVCLLAWAMLRSGYRLKP, encoded by the coding sequence ATGGCGGATCAGGGGTATCAGGTTGAATTGGGCGCACGCCGGTTCGGACGGGTGAACTGGCTGGGCCTCAAGGCGCTGGCCTGGCGCGAGGTGAAGCGGTTTCTGGCGGTCTGGACCCAGACGCTGCTGGCGCCGCTGATGACCGCGGCGCTGTTTCTGATGATCTTCAACATCGCCATCGGTCCCCAGCGCGGCGATGTGATGGGGGTGCCGTTCCTGACCTTCCTGGCGCCGGGCATCATGATGATGACGGTGATGCAGAACGCTTTTGCCAATACGTCGTCGTCTATTGTTATTGCCAAGGTGCAGGGCAATATCGTCGACACGCTGATGCCGCCTTTGTCGGGGCTGGAGATCCTGCTGGGTTATCTGGCGGGCGCTGTGGCGCGCGGCACGCTGGTGGCGCTGGCCATCGGGCTGGGGCTGATGGCAGTGCTGCAGATCGTGCCGGCGCATCCGCTGACAGCGCTGGTGTTCATCGTTCTGGGTGCGGCTTTCCTGGGCGGGCTGGGTATCGTGGCCGGGGTCTATGCTGACAAGTTCGATCAGATGGCAGCAATCACCAATTTCATCGTGACACCGCTCGCCTTCCTGTCGGGCACCTTCTATTCGGTTGAGGCTTTGCCCCCGGTTTTAAAAGCGATTTCACATCTGAACCCGGTCTTCTACCTGATCGACGGCGTGCGATTCGGAGTGATCGGCACTTCCGACAGCCCGCCGCTGCTGGGGCTGGCGGTCTGCAGCGGCGCCACCTTTGCGGTGTGCCTGCTGGCCTGGGCCATGCTGCGCTCCGGCTACCGGTTGAAGCCCTGA
- a CDS encoding SDR family NAD(P)-dependent oxidoreductase — protein MAQTSSKPVALIVGAGTGLSASFARQLSDAGYALHLAARSIGNLEDLAAETGARLHQVDGTDGDGIGQLVESLRGDLRVACYNPSARVRGPLTELDPETVRKAVEVTAYGAFLLGQAAARRMLSQQPANGRRGTILFTGASAGVKGFALSAPFAMGKFAQRGLAQAMARELHPQGIHVAWVNIDGGIRNASRPERTEASGNPDSMLDPDAIAAEYMHLINQNRSAWSDELVLRPWVERF, from the coding sequence ATGGCACAGACATCATCGAAACCGGTTGCGCTGATCGTGGGGGCGGGAACGGGCTTGTCCGCCTCTTTTGCCCGGCAGCTGTCAGATGCCGGCTATGCGCTGCATCTTGCGGCGCGCAGCATTGGCAACCTGGAAGATCTGGCCGCAGAAACCGGCGCGCGGCTGCATCAGGTGGATGGCACTGATGGCGATGGGATCGGGCAGCTTGTGGAGAGCCTGCGAGGGGATTTGCGGGTGGCTTGCTACAACCCCTCCGCCCGTGTCCGCGGACCGCTTACGGAGTTGGACCCGGAAACCGTCCGCAAGGCGGTGGAGGTCACGGCTTACGGCGCCTTTCTGCTGGGACAGGCGGCGGCGCGGCGGATGCTGTCACAGCAGCCCGCAAACGGGCGGCGCGGAACCATCCTGTTCACCGGCGCCTCGGCGGGTGTGAAGGGGTTTGCTTTGTCGGCGCCTTTTGCGATGGGGAAATTTGCACAGCGGGGCCTGGCGCAAGCCATGGCGCGGGAACTGCACCCCCAAGGCATCCATGTCGCCTGGGTCAATATCGATGGCGGCATCCGCAATGCATCGCGGCCCGAACGGACCGAGGCCTCGGGCAATCCCGACAGCATGCTGGATCCGGATGCCATCGCTGCCGAATACATGCACTTGATCAATCAGAACCGCTCAGCCTGGAGCGACGAGCTGGTGCTGCGGCCCTGGGTGGAGAGGTTTTGA